One part of the Tunicatimonas pelagia genome encodes these proteins:
- a CDS encoding PhoH family protein, with product MPRSKKNTTPSTEEKKIFVLDTSVILYSHDSIMNFDEHDVGIPITVLEELDQFKKGSDTRNFEAREFIRLLDSLSEKHTLQDWIPLNGRSRGSFKVVMSNESKVNAEEVFDERKPDHKILNAALTLRDAYPDRQVVLVTKDINLRLKAKSLNLVAQDYETGKVKHVDDLDQGTTVLERVNSQKISDMYKDGFCEVEDIRGVKDVKANQYYILKSSKNSALSYYNPETQKMEKVEKRTAYGIRPKNAEQTFALHAITNPNVRLVTVQGVAGTGKTLLALAGALEQRREFKQIYLARPIVPLSNKDIGYLPGDIKSKLNPYMEPLWDNLKFIQNQFNENDKDFTRITEMVNKEKLVITPLAYIRGRSLSNIFFIVDEAQNLTPHEVKTIITRAGENCKIIFTGDVYQIDTPYLDSQSNGLSYLIDRIAQHPLYAHVTLVRGERSELANLANELL from the coding sequence ATGCCACGAAGTAAGAAAAATACTACCCCCTCTACCGAGGAAAAGAAAATTTTTGTTCTAGATACTTCCGTTATTCTGTACTCTCACGATTCTATCATGAATTTTGATGAGCACGATGTTGGCATACCCATCACCGTACTGGAAGAATTAGATCAGTTCAAAAAAGGTAGCGATACTCGCAACTTTGAGGCGAGGGAATTTATCCGCTTGCTCGATTCGCTCTCCGAAAAACACACCTTGCAAGACTGGATTCCGCTGAACGGTCGGTCCCGAGGCAGTTTTAAAGTGGTGATGAGTAACGAAAGTAAAGTCAACGCTGAAGAAGTGTTTGATGAGCGCAAACCTGACCACAAAATTCTGAATGCGGCTCTCACATTACGCGATGCCTACCCCGACCGACAGGTTGTTTTAGTGACTAAAGACATTAATCTTCGCTTGAAGGCTAAGTCACTTAATCTGGTAGCTCAAGATTATGAAACTGGGAAAGTAAAGCATGTAGACGACCTAGACCAAGGAACTACCGTGCTAGAGCGGGTAAACAGCCAAAAGATCTCAGACATGTACAAAGATGGCTTCTGCGAAGTGGAGGACATCCGAGGCGTGAAAGATGTAAAGGCCAATCAGTATTATATTCTGAAAAGCTCTAAAAATTCGGCCCTTAGCTACTACAATCCGGAAACGCAGAAGATGGAGAAGGTAGAAAAGCGAACTGCCTACGGAATTCGCCCGAAGAACGCTGAGCAGACCTTTGCCTTACACGCCATTACCAATCCTAATGTTCGGTTAGTCACCGTTCAAGGAGTAGCTGGCACCGGGAAAACCCTTCTGGCCTTAGCCGGAGCCCTGGAGCAGCGGCGGGAGTTTAAGCAAATCTATCTGGCTCGCCCCATTGTACCTTTAAGTAACAAAGACATTGGCTATCTACCGGGTGATATTAAGTCGAAGTTGAACCCGTACATGGAACCGCTGTGGGACAACTTGAAGTTTATCCAAAACCAGTTCAACGAGAACGATAAAGACTTCACTCGTATTACCGAGATGGTGAACAAGGAAAAATTGGTAATCACCCCGCTAGCGTATATTCGGGGGCGTAGTTTATCTAATATTTTTTTTATTGTGGATGAAGCCCAAAATCTCACCCCCCACGAAGTGAAAACGATTATCACCCGGGCGGGCGAGAATTGCAAGATTATATTTACCGGAGATGTCTACCAGATCGATACCCCCTACCTTGATTCCCAAAGCAACGGTCTTTCGTATCTGATTGATCGTATCGCCCAGCACCCGCTCTACGCTCACGTTACATTGGTTCGGGGCGAGCGTTCTGAATTAGCCAACTTAGCAAACGAACTGCTGTAG
- a CDS encoding PRC-barrel domain-containing protein, with protein MMISKYLSANNNVIGCPVHNSVEEKVGIIQDVFISPETNQIVFAILEEGGFLGLVSDEYAVPWSMLEFNTNSSSILLEVRKEKIKNAPKVDIQKLINGDRAEISKLEEYYGTRDLSPKGDVDQEDYQAEQNTDHPHQGYEGSAKITGEVDSAPPAEGMDYEKVKGINQNS; from the coding sequence ATGATGATTTCTAAGTATTTATCAGCTAACAACAATGTTATAGGATGCCCGGTGCACAATTCCGTAGAGGAAAAGGTGGGCATTATTCAAGATGTCTTTATCAGTCCCGAAACAAATCAGATCGTTTTTGCTATTCTAGAAGAAGGAGGTTTTTTAGGATTGGTTAGCGATGAGTACGCAGTGCCCTGGTCGATGCTAGAGTTCAATACCAACTCTAGTTCCATCTTGCTGGAAGTGCGTAAAGAGAAAATTAAAAACGCCCCGAAGGTAGATATTCAAAAATTGATAAACGGCGACCGAGCTGAGATAAGCAAATTAGAAGAATACTACGGAACACGAGATTTATCTCCTAAAGGCGATGTAGACCAAGAAGATTACCAAGCTGAGCAAAATACTGACCACCCCCACCAAGGCTACGAAGGGTCGGCTAAAATCACGGGGGAAGTTGACTCAGCCCCTCCAGCCGAGGGTATGGATTACGAAAAAGTGAAAGGGATCAATCAGAATAGCTAA
- the aroB gene encoding 3-dehydroquinate synthase: MPANSVTITDNITGVLSDVLRRQKPSQVAVLVDENIREHCLPLIQEVLSTDCLIIEIKSGEVYKNLDTCAYIWQQLTEEHFDRKGLLINLGGGVIGDMGGFCAATYKRGMSFVNIPTTLLAQVDASVGGKLGVDFNGFKNHIGLFQEPQQVLIDANFLKTLPEQELRSGFAEVIKHALIQDGTYWNKLRGVALANQPWVEHIRHSVQVKSWVVERDFREGGLRKILNFGHTVGHAVESHFLESATPLLHGEAIAIGMIAEAQLSVKYASLSLEEAEEIEDFILAIFGKVDIPLESLEAITHLTKQDKKNQQGAILCTLLDKIGKAHFDVAVTESAIREALEYYRGL, from the coding sequence ATGCCCGCTAATAGCGTAACAATTACTGATAATATCACTGGAGTACTTTCGGATGTCTTACGTCGGCAAAAGCCGTCGCAAGTGGCAGTGCTGGTTGATGAGAACATTCGAGAACACTGCCTGCCACTGATACAGGAAGTGCTATCTACCGATTGTTTAATTATTGAGATAAAAAGTGGCGAGGTCTACAAAAATCTGGATACCTGCGCGTATATCTGGCAGCAGCTTACCGAAGAGCATTTCGACCGTAAAGGACTACTGATTAACCTGGGGGGCGGGGTGATTGGTGATATGGGAGGCTTTTGTGCCGCCACCTACAAGCGAGGTATGTCATTCGTAAATATTCCAACCACTTTGTTGGCCCAAGTAGATGCGTCGGTAGGGGGGAAGCTGGGGGTTGACTTCAACGGATTTAAGAATCACATTGGCCTTTTTCAGGAACCGCAACAAGTGCTGATTGATGCCAATTTTCTAAAGACACTACCCGAACAAGAACTACGGTCGGGTTTTGCGGAAGTGATTAAGCACGCGCTTATTCAGGACGGAACGTACTGGAACAAGCTGCGGGGTGTTGCATTAGCCAACCAGCCGTGGGTGGAGCATATTCGGCATTCGGTACAGGTAAAATCGTGGGTGGTAGAACGAGACTTTCGGGAAGGCGGTCTGCGGAAGATTCTGAACTTCGGGCATACGGTGGGCCATGCGGTAGAAAGTCATTTTCTGGAATCAGCAACTCCATTGCTTCACGGTGAGGCAATTGCCATTGGAATGATTGCCGAAGCGCAACTTTCGGTGAAGTACGCTTCGCTTAGTCTGGAAGAGGCCGAGGAGATAGAAGATTTTATTCTGGCGATTTTTGGTAAAGTCGATATTCCGTTAGAATCTCTGGAAGCGATTACGCACTTGACCAAGCAAGACAAGAAGAATCAACAAGGTGCTATTCTTTGCACCTTACTAGATAAGATAGGAAAAGCTCACTTTGATGTTGCAGTAACGGAATCGGCTATCCGAGAGGCTTTGGAGTACTATCGAGGTTTGTAA
- a CDS encoding bifunctional 3-deoxy-7-phosphoheptulonate synthase/chorismate mutase type II, whose protein sequence is MKLTELSQWNIGITDPLIIAGPCSAETEEQLYDTVKAVKEQGVTLMRAGVWKPRTRPNTFEGVGQEALQWIQDIKKELGVQFSVEVANAMHVEEALHYGVDVLWVGARSTVSPFIVQEIADAMRGCDVPVLVKNPINPDLALWMGALERLNQAGVTKLGAIHRGFSTYQKTRFRNVPMWQLPIEMKRQLPGLPMICDPSHIMGKREDIAEACQIAMDLNFEGLIIETHRDPEQAWSDARQQITPQTLGEIIRNLQIRQASSEDIEYITHLEELRIQIDHSDREMIELLARRLDLVAQIGAWKKKNNVAAFLLDRWNRVFESRKEWAKDANLRERFIVDLFNLLHVESIRKQTEVMDNLPNESETESGLRVES, encoded by the coding sequence ATGAAACTCACTGAACTATCGCAGTGGAACATTGGTATAACCGATCCACTTATTATTGCCGGGCCATGTAGTGCCGAAACAGAAGAACAGCTTTATGATACCGTGAAGGCTGTAAAAGAACAAGGCGTAACACTGATGCGAGCCGGAGTCTGGAAACCCCGAACGCGCCCGAATACCTTTGAAGGAGTAGGGCAGGAAGCCTTACAGTGGATTCAGGACATAAAGAAGGAACTGGGTGTACAATTCTCGGTAGAGGTGGCTAATGCAATGCACGTAGAAGAGGCTTTACACTATGGTGTAGATGTGCTGTGGGTGGGAGCCCGCAGTACGGTGAGTCCGTTTATTGTGCAAGAAATTGCCGATGCCATGCGCGGTTGTGATGTACCCGTATTGGTAAAAAATCCAATCAACCCGGATTTAGCATTGTGGATGGGCGCGTTGGAGCGACTTAACCAAGCCGGAGTTACTAAGCTAGGCGCAATTCACCGAGGGTTTTCTACCTACCAGAAAACCCGTTTCCGCAATGTTCCCATGTGGCAATTACCAATAGAGATGAAACGGCAGCTACCGGGCTTACCCATGATCTGTGATCCTAGTCATATCATGGGTAAGCGAGAAGATATTGCCGAGGCTTGTCAGATTGCGATGGATTTGAACTTTGAGGGATTGATTATTGAAACCCACCGCGACCCCGAACAGGCGTGGAGCGACGCTCGCCAGCAGATAACCCCGCAAACCCTGGGAGAGATCATCCGTAATCTACAAATTCGTCAGGCTTCTTCGGAAGATATTGAGTACATCACCCACCTGGAAGAACTACGTATCCAGATTGACCACTCTGACCGGGAAATGATCGAGCTACTGGCCCGTCGTTTAGATTTAGTGGCTCAGATTGGTGCTTGGAAAAAGAAAAACAACGTAGCCGCTTTTCTGCTCGACCGCTGGAACCGGGTATTTGAATCGCGTAAAGAGTGGGCGAAAGATGCCAATTTACGAGAAAGATTTATTGTTGACCTATTCAATCTACTGCACGTAGAATCGATCCGCAAGCAAACGGAAGTAATGGATAATCTGCCTAACGAAAGCGAAACCGAATCAGGCTTACGAGTAGAATCATAA
- a CDS encoding proline dehydrogenase family protein: MEYILTEASPVSFDNTEIAFSYKSNLDLRKTYWLFKSINYPFLTNIGTKVVKIALKLKLPIHGVLKHTLFQQFCGGETIADCTDTIQMLASHNVKTILDYSVEVKKTEEGFEHTTEETLRVIEAAQHTPDMPFCAFKMTGIMQFELMARVQAGQSLSAEQEAAFNRGKARLERLCEAAYQADVGIFIDGEESWIQEVIDSLANEMMQRYNQKKVIVYNTYQMYRHEMLDNLKKAYRQAVTHQYHLGVKLVRGAYMEKERDRAQEQGYTDPIQPNKEATDEDYNRALLYCLNHKQRISLCSGSHNEYSNYYLTMLMEKHSVKPSDPRIYFAQLYGMSDNISFNLSRTGYNVAKYLPYGPLEAVMPYLFRRAEENTSVRGQSSRELTMVSQEMKRRKRN, translated from the coding sequence ATGGAGTACATACTTACCGAAGCCTCTCCGGTTTCATTTGATAATACTGAAATTGCTTTTTCGTACAAGTCTAACCTGGATTTACGGAAAACGTATTGGCTATTCAAATCAATTAACTACCCTTTCCTAACTAACATAGGTACAAAGGTGGTGAAAATCGCCTTAAAATTAAAGTTACCTATTCATGGCGTACTAAAACACACCTTATTTCAGCAATTTTGCGGAGGTGAAACCATTGCCGATTGTACCGATACTATCCAAATGTTGGCGTCGCACAATGTAAAAACAATTCTGGATTATTCGGTAGAAGTTAAGAAAACCGAAGAAGGCTTTGAGCATACCACCGAAGAAACGTTGCGAGTTATTGAAGCTGCTCAACATACTCCTGACATGCCGTTTTGCGCTTTTAAGATGACGGGTATTATGCAATTTGAATTGATGGCTAGAGTACAAGCTGGGCAATCTCTTTCGGCGGAGCAAGAAGCAGCTTTTAATCGGGGGAAGGCCCGGTTGGAACGACTGTGCGAAGCAGCCTATCAGGCCGATGTGGGTATATTCATCGATGGTGAGGAATCCTGGATTCAGGAAGTGATTGATAGTTTGGCTAATGAGATGATGCAGCGATATAACCAGAAGAAAGTAATCGTGTACAATACTTACCAAATGTACCGTCACGAAATGCTAGATAACCTCAAGAAAGCCTACCGACAAGCGGTAACCCATCAGTATCATTTAGGTGTAAAACTGGTACGCGGTGCTTACATGGAAAAGGAGCGAGATCGCGCCCAAGAACAAGGGTATACTGATCCCATTCAACCCAATAAAGAAGCAACAGACGAAGACTATAATCGGGCACTACTGTATTGCCTCAACCATAAGCAGCGAATCTCACTATGCTCCGGCTCGCACAATGAGTATAGTAACTACTACCTCACCATGCTAATGGAAAAACACTCCGTGAAGCCCAGCGACCCCCGCATATATTTCGCCCAGCTCTACGGCATGAGCGATAACATCTCTTTTAATCTATCACGAACGGGCTACAACGTAGCCAAGTACCTTCCCTACGGCCCCTTAGAAGCCGTAATGCCCTATCTCTTCCGCCGAGCCGAAGAGAATACCTCCGTTCGGGGCCAGAGCAGCCGCGAACTTA